A portion of the Periophthalmus magnuspinnatus isolate fPerMag1 chromosome 2, fPerMag1.2.pri, whole genome shotgun sequence genome contains these proteins:
- the als2b gene encoding alsin isoform X4: MEEAKRRSEEQSVEDRGLLHTWRGYSYSVTPERLPLPRPVLQVALGAHHGLLLLEGGQVYSFGALPWRQTQVPEHNPVLETALSGQCVLSVATGSHHCGAVTEDGGVHMWGDNTAGQCGLTGLTTVPNPTPLALLDSVPPQRVPVLELSCGERHTLALSSQREVWSWGATGSPVSRPHKMEQLAGRYVLQIACGGTHSLALVRCLGLSNVNRPPVDKCGQCHQLLYTMTDKEDHVIISDNHYCPLRGDHSQEPGSSESAPSLQTPPSDPVPPSTGGSDTTAPPTISKAEHLANREGLDPQSQGENGAAPGAVKTSQYPDKQEVSDYLRRLSNHSEPHGRKGLHTLLASSAGGSSINSLVVSCASAVGERVASTYESLSLRRMVNMYLPTGLSRTGGSDSPLEQDSGQAKKSCSTGDIQDEAGGPGRRLSLPGLLSQVSPRLLKKAGRPKTQVLALTPVGGACETQESLPSLHTEVWSWGQGQHGQLGHGEQQDRSKPQCIKSLTNKEVVRIAAGAQHSVALTAQCQVYSWGSNTSGQLGHMEQPSTIPRLAKLSEGIRVWDISAGDSHTLLLADGDCIQPILYYSGQQVSEGPEESLETQERERARPYTQQPVLLPFCMNLGYVSSVCAGGQRCAAVSDQKVMGYTASLHELASSERKYHCKLCTVKTQVIRPLLEQESVSSVLGQEAFALLQSLAGRFSVLCHLSGQHAASLSSNLRHRQDVSALLFPDHTELFVDCYQEYCSILGNFQVIGGFQTLTKPATDIFGKSPELLQRLTECSEESPTTTDLLVALFYLPTLHLQEYSRLLLKLATCFEENSVEYQRLHESGSRCEAANLQVKRKRKEAEYTLHFWKSFPGKMTDSLRKPHRRLVCESSNRALSLQNAGRFSVNWFILFSDALVHAQFSTHHVFPLATLWVEPITEDNSGIYGLKVITPEESFTLLATSPAEKAKWLRSINQAVEQALCGGGQDSSLTSSGSGSWEPPVSRTATYMFYKEGRLKEATYEGRWVAGKLHGRGVLKWPDGRIYSGEFSNGLEEGYGEYIAPNKTLHKNDLYQGYWKDGKMHGLGTYRYANGEVYEGSFQNGMRHGQGMLRTGKLNTSSPSVFIGQWVNDKKTGYGVFDDITKGEKYMGQWQEHQRQGTGVVVTQFGLYYEGAFKDNKMMGMGVLVSEDDTTFEGEFSDDWTLNGKGVLTMTNGDYLEASFHGEWGTGIKVAGSYYKPHLFDMDKDKTASMKLGRLCVCAEDKWQAVFQECWTELGCSGPGQGDTTKAWDNITEALTSSQQQVKDSPQTLSRSQSRTLESLESIPQHQGPTTMERYQAIHQYLIKACETPLHPLGRLLETLVAVYRMTYVGVGANRRLLRQAVNEIKSYLSRIFTIVRFLFPDLPEEGGQIPEPSSKTTENEEGSSQGLLESPKPVRVVSSSGLLLPVLLPRLYPPLFTLYALDKEKEDDVYWECVLRLNKQADLALLAFLGVQQKFWPVVTPDSTMAPGQRTQVLSTTKDTCFASAVETLQQISTTFTPSDKLQLIQLTFEEITQEVQALLQQDFLWSMDELFPVFLYVVLRARIRNLGSEVSLIEDLMDPCVQHGEHGIMFTTLKACYYQIQHEKIT, from the exons ATGGAAGAGGCAAAGAGGAG GTCTGAAGAGCAGAGTGTGGAGGACAGAGGGCTGCTCCACACTTGGAGGGGTTACTCCTACAGTGTGACCCCAGAAAGGCTGCCCCTGCCCCGGCCTGTTCTCCAGGTTGCACTCGGAGCTCACCATGGACTTCTGCTGCTTGAAG GAGGGCAGGTGTACAGTTTTGGGGCACTCCCCTGGCGGCAAACCCAGGTTCCGGAGCATAATCCGGTGCTGGAGACTGCTTTGAGTGGTCagtgtgttttgtctgtggCCACAGGGAGCCACCATTGTGGAGCAGTGACAGAGGATGGTGGGGTGCATATGTGGGGAGATAACACAGCAGGACAGTGTGGCCTGACTGGTCTGACCACTGTGCCTAACCCCACCCCCCTGGCTCTGCTGGATTCTGTGCCTCCTCAGAGGGTCCCTGTGCTCGAGCTGTCCTGTGGGGAGAGGCACACCTTGGCCCTGTCTTCTCAGAGAGAAGTGTGGAGCTGGGGGGCCACAGGGTCTCCTGTGAGCCGGCCCCACAAGATGGAGCAGCTAGCAGGCAGGTATGTGCTGCAGATAGCCTGTGGGGGCACTCACAGTCTGGCTCTGGTGCGCTGCCTCGGCCTGTCTAATGTGAACCGTCCCCCGGTCGACAAGTGTGGTCAGTGCCACCAGCTGCTGTACACCATGACTGACAAAGAGGATCACGTCATCATCTCTGACAACCACTACTGTCCCCTGAGAGGTGACCACTCCCAAGAGCCGGGCTCTTCTGAGTCTGCACCCTCCCTTCAAACACCCCCCTCTGACCCTGTGCCCCCCTCCACCGGCGGCTCGGACACAACAGCTCCTCCAACTATCTCGAAGGCTGAACATTTGGCCAATAGGGAGGGCTTGGACCCTCAGTCCCAGGGAGAAAATGGGGCCGCCCCAGGTGCAGTCAAGACCTCTCAGTATCCAGACAAGCAAGAGGTCAGCGACTACCTGAGGAGACTGTCCAACCACAGTGAGCCACATGGCAGGAAGGGACTGCACACCCTGCTG GCGTCCTCTGCAGGTGGATCCTCTATCAAcagcctggtggtgtcatgtGCCTCAGCTGTGGGTGAGCGTGTGGCCTCCACCTATGAGTCCCTGTCTTTGCGGAGGATGGTGAACATGTACCTGCCCACGGGCCTGTCCCGCACCGGAGGCTCAGACAGCCCTCTGGAACAGGACTCTGGACAGGCCAAGAAGAGCTGCAGCACAGGGGACATCCAGGACGAGGCGGGGGGCCCGGGCCGGCGCCTGTCCCTCCCAGGACTGCTGTCTCAGG TGTCCCCCCGGCTGCTGAAGAAGGCGGGTCGTCCTAAGACACAGGTGCTggctctgacacctgtgggaggagcctgtgAGACCCAGGAATCACTGCCCTCTCTGCACACAGAGGTGTGGAGCTGGGGCCAGGGCCAGCATGGCCAGCTGGGGCACGGAGAGCAGCAGGACAG ATCAAAGCCACAGTGCATCAAAAGTCTGACCAACAAAGAGGTGGTGCGCATCGCAGCTGGGGCTCAGCACTCTGTGGCCCTCACGGCCCAGTGCCAG GTGTATTCTTGGGGTAGTAACACCTCTGGTCAATTGGGCCACATGGAGCAGCCCAGTACCATCCCCCGCTTGGCCAAA CTTTCAGAAGGGATCCGTGTTTGGGACATCAGCGCAGGAGACAGCCACACCCTTCTGCTGGCCGATGGCGACTGTATACAGCCCATTCTGTATTACAGCGGGCAGCAGGTGAGCGAGGGGCCAGAGGAGAGTTTGGAGActcaggagagagagcgagctAGGCCCTACACACAGCAGCCTGTGCTCCTACCTTTCTGCATGAAT CTGGGCTATGtgagcagtgtgtgtgcaggCGGACAGCGCTGTGCTGCTGTCTCTGATCAGAAGGTCATGGGCTACACAGCCAGCCTCCATGAGCTCGCCTCATCAGAGAGGAAGTACCACTGCAAGCTCTGTACTGTGAAGACACAAGTAAtacgccccctgctggagcAAG AGTCTGTGAGCTCGGTCCTGGGGCAGGAGGCCTTTGCCCTCCTGCAGTCTTTAGCTGGACGCTTCAGTGTCCTGTGTCACCTCAGCGGTCAGCATGCAGCCAGCCTGTCCTCCAACCTGCGCCATAGACAAGATGTCAGCGCTCTGCTCTTTCCAGACCACACAGAGCTGTTTGTGGACTGCTACCAGGA gTATTGCAGTATTCTTGGCAACTTCCAGGtcattggtggttttcagactctCACAAAGCCAGCCAC TGACATCTTTGGGAAGAGCCCTGAGCTACTGCAGCGCTTGACTGAGTGCAGTGAGGAGAGCCCTACCACAACCGACCTCCTGGTGGCGCTCTTCTATCTCCCCACGCTCCATCTACAAGAATACTCCCGTCTGCTGCTCAAACTGGCTACTTGTTTTGAAGAG AACTCTGTTGAGTATCAGAGGCTACATGAGTCTGGCTCTCGGTGTGAAGCTGCCAACCTCCAAGTGAAGAGGAAACGTAAAGAGGCGGAGTACACCCTGCACTTCTGGAAAAGCTTTCCCGGGAAAATGACG GACTCCCTGCGAAAGCCCCACCGCCGCCTGGTCTGTGAGAGCAGTAACAGAGCCCTGAGTCTCCAGAACGCCGGCCGCTTCTCCGTCAACTGGTTCATCCTGTTTTCTGACGCACTGGTGCACGCTCAG TTCTCCACCCATCACGTGTTTCCCTTAGCAACGCTTTGGGTGGAACCAATCACCGAAGACAACTCTGGCAT ATACGGTTTAAAGGTGATCACGCCTGAGGAAAGCTTCACTCTTCTGGCCACCTCCCCTGCTGAAAAG GCGAAATGGCTGCGTTCAATAAACCAGGCCGTGGAGCAGGCTCTGTGCGGAGGGGGGCAGGACTCCTCGTTGACCAGTTCAGGTTCTGGCAGCTGGGAGCCTCCTGTCTCCAGAACGGCTACATACATGTTCTACAAGGAGGGGAGATTAAAAGAGGCCACATACGAGGGTCGGTGGGTGGCTGGGAAACTCCACGGCAG GGGTGTTCTGAAGTGGCCCGATGGAAGAATTTACTCGGGAGAATTTAGCAACGGGTTGGAAGAAGG GTATGGAGAATATATCGCTCCAAATAAGACCCTTCATAAAAACGATTTATACCAAGGCTACTGGAAGGATGGCAAGATGCATGGTTTGGGGACATACAG ATACGCCAACGGGGAGGTGTACGAAGGCTCCTTTCAGAACGGGATGAGACACGGCCAAGGCATGCTCCGCACCGGCAAACTTAACACGTCCTCCCCCAGCGTCTTCATCGGTCAGTGGGTCAACGACAAGAAGACGGGCTACGGAGTGTTTGACGACATCACCAA aggGGAGAAGTACATGGGCCAGTGGCAGGAGCACCAGCGGCAGGGCACAGGGGTGGTGGTCACACAGTTTGGGCTCTACTACGAGGGGGCGTTCAAGGACAACAAGATGATG GGCATGGGGGTCCTGGTGTCTGAGGATGACACAACGTTTGAAGGGGAATTTTCTGATGACTGGACCCTGAATGGAAAG GGTGTTCTGACCATGACCAATGGGGATTATCTGGAGGCTTCTTTCCACGGAGAATGGGGCACTGGCATCAAAGTGGCGGGATCCTACTACAAACCCCACCTGTTTGACATGGACAAGGACAAGACTGCCTCAAT GAAGCTGGgtcgtttgtgtgtttgtgcggaGGACAAGTGGCAGGCCGTGTTCCAGGAGTGTTGGACTGAGCTGGGCTGCTCCGGGCCGGGGCAGGGCGACACCACCAAGGCCTGGGACAACATCACAGAGGCTCTGACCAGTAGCCAGCAGCAGGTCAAAGACAG TCCGCAGACACTGTCCCGAAGCCAGAGCAGAACCCTGGAAAGCCTGGAGTCCATTCCTCAACATCAGGGGCCAACGACGATGGAGCGGTACCAGGCCATTCACCAGTATCTCATCAAG GCCTGTGAGACGCCCCTGCACCCTCTGGGCCGGCTGCTCGAGACCCTGGTGGCCGTGTACAGAATGACCTATGTGGGGGTGGGAGCCAACAGAAGACTCCTTCGCCAAGCTGTGAACGAGATCAAGTCCTACCTCAGCCGCATCTTCACTATTGTCAG GTTTCTCTTTCCTGATTTACCGGAGGAGGGCGGTCAGATCCCAGAGCCCAGCAGCAAGACCACGGAAAATGAGGAGGGCTCATCACAGGGTCTGCTGGAGTCTCCAAaacctgt GCGTGTGGTGAGCTCGTCTGGCCTCCTTCTGCCTGTTCTCCTGCCACGCCTGTACCCCCCACTCTTCACCCTCTACGCTCTGGACAAGGAGAAGGAAGACGACGTGTACTGGGAATGTGTGCTCCGGCTCAACAAGCAGGCTGACCTGGCTCTGCTCGCCTTCCTGGGAGTGCAGCA gAAGTTTTGGCCGGTTGTTACACCTGATTCCACAATGGCACCAGGACAGAGGACGCAG GTTCTCTCCACCACCAAAGACACATGCTTTGCTTCTGCAGTAGAAACCCTGCAGCAGATCAG CACCACCTTCACCCCTTCAGACAAACTGCAGTTGATCCAGTTGACGTTTGAGGAGATCACTCAGGAGGTGCAGGCTCTGCTCCAGCAGgacttcctctggtccatggaCGAGCTGTTTCCTGTCTTCCTCTACGTCGTGCTGCGCGCTCG AATCAGAAACTTGGGTTCAGAGGTCAGCCTGATTGAAGACTTGATGGATCCCTGTGTGCAACACGGAGAGCACGGGATCATGTTTACAACTCTCAAa GCTTGTTACTACCAAATCCAACATGAGAAGATCACATAG
- the als2b gene encoding alsin isoform X2, whose product MEEAKRRSEEQSVEDRGLLHTWRGYSYSVTPERLPLPRPVLQVALGAHHGLLLLEGGQVYSFGALPWRQTQVPEHNPVLETALSGQCVLSVATGSHHCGAVTEDGGVHMWGDNTAGQCGLTGLTTVPNPTPLALLDSVPPQRVPVLELSCGERHTLALSSQREVWSWGATGSPVSRPHKMEQLAGRYVLQIACGGTHSLALVRCLGLSNVNRPPVDKCGQCHQLLYTMTDKEDHVIISDNHYCPLRGDHSQEPGSSESAPSLQTPPSDPVPPSTGGSDTTAPPTISKAEHLANREGLDPQSQGENGAAPGAVKTSQYPDKQEVSDYLRRLSNHSEPHGRKGLHTLLASSAGGSSINSLVVSCASAVGERVASTYESLSLRRMVNMYLPTGLSRTGGSDSPLEQDSGQAKKSCSTGDIQDEAGGPGRRLSLPGLLSQGRYAVHLLSSSYGSLLSPRLLKKAGRPKTQVLALTPVGGACETQESLPSLHTEVWSWGQGQHGQLGHGEQQDRSKPQCIKSLTNKEVVRIAAGAQHSVALTAQCQVYSWGSNTSGQLGHMEQPSTIPRLAKLSEGIRVWDISAGDSHTLLLADGDCIQPILYYSGQQVSEGPEESLETQERERARPYTQQPVLLPFCMNLGYVSSVCAGGQRCAAVSDQKVMGYTASLHELASSERKYHCKLCTVKTQVIRPLLEQESVSSVLGQEAFALLQSLAGRFSVLCHLSGQHAASLSSNLRHRQDVSALLFPDHTELFVDCYQEYCSILGNFQVIGGFQTLTKPATDIFGKSPELLQRLTECSEESPTTTDLLVALFYLPTLHLQEYSRLLLKLATCFEENSVEYQRLHESGSRCEAANLQVKRKRKEAEYTLHFWKSFPGKMTDSLRKPHRRLVCESSNRALSLQNAGRFSVNWFILFSDALVHAQFSTHHVFPLATLWVEPITEDNSGIYGLKVITPEESFTLLATSPAEKAKWLRSINQAVEQALCGGGQDSSLTSSGSGSWEPPVSRTATYMFYKEGRLKEATYEGRWVAGKLHGRGVLKWPDGRIYSGEFSNGLEEGYGEYIAPNKTLHKNDLYQGYWKDGKMHGLGTYRYANGEVYEGSFQNGMRHGQGMLRTGKLNTSSPSVFIGQWVNDKKTGYGVFDDITKGEKYMGQWQEHQRQGTGVVVTQFGLYYEGAFKDNKMMGMGVLVSEDDTTFEGEFSDDWTLNGKGVLTMTNGDYLEASFHGEWGTGIKVAGSYYKPHLFDMDKDKTASMKLGRLCVCAEDKWQAVFQECWTELGCSGPGQGDTTKAWDNITEALTSSQQQVKDSPQTLSRSQSRTLESLESIPQHQGPTTMERYQAIHQYLIKACETPLHPLGRLLETLVAVYRMTYVGVGANRRLLRQAVNEIKSYLSRIFTIVRFLFPDLPEEGGQIPEPSSKTTENEEGSSQGLLESPKPVRVVSSSGLLLPVLLPRLYPPLFTLYALDKEKEDDVYWECVLRLNKQADLALLAFLGVQQKFWPVVTPDSTMAPGQRTQVLSTTKDTCFASAVETLQQISTTFTPSDKLQLIQLTFEEITQEVQALLQQDFLWSMDELFPVFLYVVLRARIRNLGSEVSLIEDLMDPCVQHGEHGIMFTTLKACYYQIQHEKIT is encoded by the exons ATGGAAGAGGCAAAGAGGAG GTCTGAAGAGCAGAGTGTGGAGGACAGAGGGCTGCTCCACACTTGGAGGGGTTACTCCTACAGTGTGACCCCAGAAAGGCTGCCCCTGCCCCGGCCTGTTCTCCAGGTTGCACTCGGAGCTCACCATGGACTTCTGCTGCTTGAAG GAGGGCAGGTGTACAGTTTTGGGGCACTCCCCTGGCGGCAAACCCAGGTTCCGGAGCATAATCCGGTGCTGGAGACTGCTTTGAGTGGTCagtgtgttttgtctgtggCCACAGGGAGCCACCATTGTGGAGCAGTGACAGAGGATGGTGGGGTGCATATGTGGGGAGATAACACAGCAGGACAGTGTGGCCTGACTGGTCTGACCACTGTGCCTAACCCCACCCCCCTGGCTCTGCTGGATTCTGTGCCTCCTCAGAGGGTCCCTGTGCTCGAGCTGTCCTGTGGGGAGAGGCACACCTTGGCCCTGTCTTCTCAGAGAGAAGTGTGGAGCTGGGGGGCCACAGGGTCTCCTGTGAGCCGGCCCCACAAGATGGAGCAGCTAGCAGGCAGGTATGTGCTGCAGATAGCCTGTGGGGGCACTCACAGTCTGGCTCTGGTGCGCTGCCTCGGCCTGTCTAATGTGAACCGTCCCCCGGTCGACAAGTGTGGTCAGTGCCACCAGCTGCTGTACACCATGACTGACAAAGAGGATCACGTCATCATCTCTGACAACCACTACTGTCCCCTGAGAGGTGACCACTCCCAAGAGCCGGGCTCTTCTGAGTCTGCACCCTCCCTTCAAACACCCCCCTCTGACCCTGTGCCCCCCTCCACCGGCGGCTCGGACACAACAGCTCCTCCAACTATCTCGAAGGCTGAACATTTGGCCAATAGGGAGGGCTTGGACCCTCAGTCCCAGGGAGAAAATGGGGCCGCCCCAGGTGCAGTCAAGACCTCTCAGTATCCAGACAAGCAAGAGGTCAGCGACTACCTGAGGAGACTGTCCAACCACAGTGAGCCACATGGCAGGAAGGGACTGCACACCCTGCTG GCGTCCTCTGCAGGTGGATCCTCTATCAAcagcctggtggtgtcatgtGCCTCAGCTGTGGGTGAGCGTGTGGCCTCCACCTATGAGTCCCTGTCTTTGCGGAGGATGGTGAACATGTACCTGCCCACGGGCCTGTCCCGCACCGGAGGCTCAGACAGCCCTCTGGAACAGGACTCTGGACAGGCCAAGAAGAGCTGCAGCACAGGGGACATCCAGGACGAGGCGGGGGGCCCGGGCCGGCGCCTGTCCCTCCCAGGACTGCTGTCTCAGGGTAGATACGCTGTTCACCTCTTATCCTCCTCGTATGGGTCGCTGC TGTCCCCCCGGCTGCTGAAGAAGGCGGGTCGTCCTAAGACACAGGTGCTggctctgacacctgtgggaggagcctgtgAGACCCAGGAATCACTGCCCTCTCTGCACACAGAGGTGTGGAGCTGGGGCCAGGGCCAGCATGGCCAGCTGGGGCACGGAGAGCAGCAGGACAG ATCAAAGCCACAGTGCATCAAAAGTCTGACCAACAAAGAGGTGGTGCGCATCGCAGCTGGGGCTCAGCACTCTGTGGCCCTCACGGCCCAGTGCCAG GTGTATTCTTGGGGTAGTAACACCTCTGGTCAATTGGGCCACATGGAGCAGCCCAGTACCATCCCCCGCTTGGCCAAA CTTTCAGAAGGGATCCGTGTTTGGGACATCAGCGCAGGAGACAGCCACACCCTTCTGCTGGCCGATGGCGACTGTATACAGCCCATTCTGTATTACAGCGGGCAGCAGGTGAGCGAGGGGCCAGAGGAGAGTTTGGAGActcaggagagagagcgagctAGGCCCTACACACAGCAGCCTGTGCTCCTACCTTTCTGCATGAAT CTGGGCTATGtgagcagtgtgtgtgcaggCGGACAGCGCTGTGCTGCTGTCTCTGATCAGAAGGTCATGGGCTACACAGCCAGCCTCCATGAGCTCGCCTCATCAGAGAGGAAGTACCACTGCAAGCTCTGTACTGTGAAGACACAAGTAAtacgccccctgctggagcAAG AGTCTGTGAGCTCGGTCCTGGGGCAGGAGGCCTTTGCCCTCCTGCAGTCTTTAGCTGGACGCTTCAGTGTCCTGTGTCACCTCAGCGGTCAGCATGCAGCCAGCCTGTCCTCCAACCTGCGCCATAGACAAGATGTCAGCGCTCTGCTCTTTCCAGACCACACAGAGCTGTTTGTGGACTGCTACCAGGA gTATTGCAGTATTCTTGGCAACTTCCAGGtcattggtggttttcagactctCACAAAGCCAGCCAC TGACATCTTTGGGAAGAGCCCTGAGCTACTGCAGCGCTTGACTGAGTGCAGTGAGGAGAGCCCTACCACAACCGACCTCCTGGTGGCGCTCTTCTATCTCCCCACGCTCCATCTACAAGAATACTCCCGTCTGCTGCTCAAACTGGCTACTTGTTTTGAAGAG AACTCTGTTGAGTATCAGAGGCTACATGAGTCTGGCTCTCGGTGTGAAGCTGCCAACCTCCAAGTGAAGAGGAAACGTAAAGAGGCGGAGTACACCCTGCACTTCTGGAAAAGCTTTCCCGGGAAAATGACG GACTCCCTGCGAAAGCCCCACCGCCGCCTGGTCTGTGAGAGCAGTAACAGAGCCCTGAGTCTCCAGAACGCCGGCCGCTTCTCCGTCAACTGGTTCATCCTGTTTTCTGACGCACTGGTGCACGCTCAG TTCTCCACCCATCACGTGTTTCCCTTAGCAACGCTTTGGGTGGAACCAATCACCGAAGACAACTCTGGCAT ATACGGTTTAAAGGTGATCACGCCTGAGGAAAGCTTCACTCTTCTGGCCACCTCCCCTGCTGAAAAG GCGAAATGGCTGCGTTCAATAAACCAGGCCGTGGAGCAGGCTCTGTGCGGAGGGGGGCAGGACTCCTCGTTGACCAGTTCAGGTTCTGGCAGCTGGGAGCCTCCTGTCTCCAGAACGGCTACATACATGTTCTACAAGGAGGGGAGATTAAAAGAGGCCACATACGAGGGTCGGTGGGTGGCTGGGAAACTCCACGGCAG GGGTGTTCTGAAGTGGCCCGATGGAAGAATTTACTCGGGAGAATTTAGCAACGGGTTGGAAGAAGG GTATGGAGAATATATCGCTCCAAATAAGACCCTTCATAAAAACGATTTATACCAAGGCTACTGGAAGGATGGCAAGATGCATGGTTTGGGGACATACAG ATACGCCAACGGGGAGGTGTACGAAGGCTCCTTTCAGAACGGGATGAGACACGGCCAAGGCATGCTCCGCACCGGCAAACTTAACACGTCCTCCCCCAGCGTCTTCATCGGTCAGTGGGTCAACGACAAGAAGACGGGCTACGGAGTGTTTGACGACATCACCAA aggGGAGAAGTACATGGGCCAGTGGCAGGAGCACCAGCGGCAGGGCACAGGGGTGGTGGTCACACAGTTTGGGCTCTACTACGAGGGGGCGTTCAAGGACAACAAGATGATG GGCATGGGGGTCCTGGTGTCTGAGGATGACACAACGTTTGAAGGGGAATTTTCTGATGACTGGACCCTGAATGGAAAG GGTGTTCTGACCATGACCAATGGGGATTATCTGGAGGCTTCTTTCCACGGAGAATGGGGCACTGGCATCAAAGTGGCGGGATCCTACTACAAACCCCACCTGTTTGACATGGACAAGGACAAGACTGCCTCAAT GAAGCTGGgtcgtttgtgtgtttgtgcggaGGACAAGTGGCAGGCCGTGTTCCAGGAGTGTTGGACTGAGCTGGGCTGCTCCGGGCCGGGGCAGGGCGACACCACCAAGGCCTGGGACAACATCACAGAGGCTCTGACCAGTAGCCAGCAGCAGGTCAAAGACAG TCCGCAGACACTGTCCCGAAGCCAGAGCAGAACCCTGGAAAGCCTGGAGTCCATTCCTCAACATCAGGGGCCAACGACGATGGAGCGGTACCAGGCCATTCACCAGTATCTCATCAAG GCCTGTGAGACGCCCCTGCACCCTCTGGGCCGGCTGCTCGAGACCCTGGTGGCCGTGTACAGAATGACCTATGTGGGGGTGGGAGCCAACAGAAGACTCCTTCGCCAAGCTGTGAACGAGATCAAGTCCTACCTCAGCCGCATCTTCACTATTGTCAG GTTTCTCTTTCCTGATTTACCGGAGGAGGGCGGTCAGATCCCAGAGCCCAGCAGCAAGACCACGGAAAATGAGGAGGGCTCATCACAGGGTCTGCTGGAGTCTCCAAaacctgt GCGTGTGGTGAGCTCGTCTGGCCTCCTTCTGCCTGTTCTCCTGCCACGCCTGTACCCCCCACTCTTCACCCTCTACGCTCTGGACAAGGAGAAGGAAGACGACGTGTACTGGGAATGTGTGCTCCGGCTCAACAAGCAGGCTGACCTGGCTCTGCTCGCCTTCCTGGGAGTGCAGCA gAAGTTTTGGCCGGTTGTTACACCTGATTCCACAATGGCACCAGGACAGAGGACGCAG GTTCTCTCCACCACCAAAGACACATGCTTTGCTTCTGCAGTAGAAACCCTGCAGCAGATCAG CACCACCTTCACCCCTTCAGACAAACTGCAGTTGATCCAGTTGACGTTTGAGGAGATCACTCAGGAGGTGCAGGCTCTGCTCCAGCAGgacttcctctggtccatggaCGAGCTGTTTCCTGTCTTCCTCTACGTCGTGCTGCGCGCTCG AATCAGAAACTTGGGTTCAGAGGTCAGCCTGATTGAAGACTTGATGGATCCCTGTGTGCAACACGGAGAGCACGGGATCATGTTTACAACTCTCAAa GCTTGTTACTACCAAATCCAACATGAGAAGATCACATAG